The Campylobacter concisus genome includes the window TTTTTTATATATAAAGATAATAATCCCTAAAATATATGCATTTTATCAATATATTTTATTATATTTTAATATTATCAGTGATAATATTTGCTCCTGAAATGAATTTAGCAATTTCTCGTCTTTGCATTACTTAAATTCATTTTTCTCCCGACAATATTTAGTGCTAGGAAGTGGTTAGTCTAGCACTTTTTTATTCTGCAAAATTTATTAGCGTTGGTCGTACTATCTTCGTATAATCTTTTGTATTTAAAATGATCGATCTATCAAGTAGTCCCGCATTAAATGCGATCTCATCGTTTCTTTGTAGCAACCTTTCATCAACTACGATGTGTAAATTTTTATGAAAGCTAAATGGTGGTACTGAACCAAAAACACAATCTGTCAATGCAAAAACCTCATCTGGACTAGCTAGGCTTGCTCTTTTACCGTCAAATTTTTGTGTCAAAATATCAAGATTTGCCTGCATATCGGCTGGCAAAATAGCCAAGACATAAGCTTTACCAGCCTTCATCGCTGGCTTTTCATCGCTTAGCAAATAATCATTTAGCACATTTTCATCTTTAAAAATTTGCCAAAATCTCTCCTCATCCACCCCTTTTATAGAGCAAACCAGAGCCTTTGCGCCTTGGCTCATCTTTGTTCCCCTAAGTTTTGCCACCTCTTCTGAAGTGGTCGCACTCTCATGATTTAGAACTTTAAATTTGGCTTCATTTTTGCTAAGAAGCTCATATATCTTATTAAAAATTTGCTCAGACACAGCTCTTTCCTTTAGATAAATTTTAGTTAAAATTATACCGCTAAAACCAAAAAAGGGCAGGAAAATGCAGATAAATTTAGATGATATAAAGATCGAGCCAAGCTGGAAAGAGGTGCTAAAAGATGAGTTTTTGAGTGAAAATTTCGCACGTATCAAAGAAAATTTCTTAAAAGCAAAGAGTGCTGGCACCGTCTATCCACCAAGTGCGCTTATATTTAATGCATTTAACCTAACGCCTTTTCACTCTGTCAAAGTCGTAATCCTAGGCCAAGATCCATATCACGGCGCAAATCAAGCCATGGGGCTAAGCTTTTCAGTACCAAATGGCGTAAAAGTCCCGCCAAGTCTTATAAATATCTATAAAGAGATTTACGCTGATCTTGGCATAAAAGAGCCAAATAGCGGCGATCTAACAAAATGGGCAAAGCAAGGCGTACTGCTACTAAACTCAACTTTAAGCGTTAACGCTGGAGTGGCAAATTCCCACGCTAGCTTTGGCTGGCAGGGCTTTACAGACGCCGTCATAAAAAAGATAAGCGAAAATTTACAAAACGTAGTTTTATGCTTTGGGGCAATCCAGCTAGAGCCAAAGCACCGCTCATTGACGCCAGCAAGCACCTTATCTTAGAGGCAGCACATCCAAGCCCACTGGCTCGTGGAGCATTTTTTGGCTGCCGTCACTTCTCAAAAGCAAATATCTACCTAGCAAATCACGCAAAACGCCAATAGACTGGGATCTAAATGTAAAAATTTGATCTACTTTTTTAGATCATTTAAAAGTTTGCTTGTCTCTTCAAGCTTTCTTTTGCAAAATTTCTCATCTTTGTTTTGCAAGATTATGGCTTCTTGACCGCTTTGTCTTTGTTTAAAATCATCAAATTTAAGCTCAAAAAGTCTTAACGCCTTTTCATCGTTTGCGAGTCGTTTGCTCTCTTTGGCATAAAACTCGTCAAGATAGAGCCTACTTTGCTTGATATATTCATTGCAAACATCGTTTGCATGGACTAAATTTACGCCAAGTAGAATGGCAAAAATAGCTATTTTTTTCATGTTTTTCCTTGAAATTTTTGCGTTATAATAGCCTTTAAGCACTTAAATTTTAAAATGCTCTTTCAAAAAAAAGGATAAAAAATGAGACGAAAAGATAGAGAGCTAAGCCGTGAAGATGGCTTAAAAATCATAGATGAATGCGAATATGCGGTAATTTCATGCGTGGATGATGAGGGAGAAATTTTTAGCGTACCGATCTCGCCTGTTAGAGTTGGTGAAAGCATTTTTATACACGGAGCTACTGCTGGCTGTAAAGCAAAACTGCTTCAAAATGGACGAAAAGTGGAGTTTGTCTGCGTTAGCTTTAACAAAGTCCCGCATCTAAGCGAAAGTGAGCTTGAAGAGATAAAAAACGATGGCAAGGCACTTGGTGGTAAGGTTTTTACAACTGAATATAAAAGTGCAATCGCAAAAACTAGAGCCTACGAGGTCGAGGATGAGACCAAAAAGTATGAAATTTTAAAAATTCTTAGCCAAAAATATACCACGTACGCGATGAGTACATTTGACGTGGCTGCGGAGTATGGGCTAAAAATCATAAAAATTTACGAACTAAAGATAGAGGGCCTTAGTGCTAAGGCCAAAATTTTGCCAAAACCAGCAAAGTAAAGGAGTAAATTTGAGCTCGCTTGCACTGATGTTTAGACCAAAAAATTTGGATGAAATTTGCGGACAAAAGGCGGTTAAAGCGGCATTTTTAAAATTTATAGCCTCTAGCAAGATCCCGCACTCTATATTTTATGGTCCAGCAGGCTGTGGCAAGACAAGCTTTGCAAGAGCAGTGGCAAGCGGCGCAAACTACGACTTTTACGAGTTTGATGGCGGAAATTTAAAGATAGATGACTTTCGCAAAATTTTAAAAAACTACGAGAACGCCCTAAATAAGCCACTCTTTTTCATAGACGAGATCCACAGGCTTAGCAAAACCCAGCAAGAAGCACTGCTCATCCCCATGGAAAACTATAAGGCCCTAGTCATCGGTGCTAGCACGGAAAATCCCTTCTTCACACTAAGCTCAGGCATCAGAAGTCGCTCGATGCTCTTTGAGTTTAGGCCGCTTAGTAGTGGTAATTTTGAGGAGCTTCTTGGCAAGATCAGAGAGCAAATTTCTTTTAGTATAAATGATGAAGCCAAAGAATATTTATTTAAAAGTAGTGGTGGTGACGCAAGAGCTATGCTAAATTTACTTGAATTTGCCGTCACACTTGATGAAAATGTGAGCCTGGAAAATTTAAAAACACTGCGTCAAAACGCCCTAAAAGAGGGAGCAAAAGAAGATGACACGCACTATGAGCTAGCAAGCGCTTTTATAAAAAGTCTTCGTGGAAGCGACGAAAACGCCGTCATATACTACCTTGCAAGGCTCATAGACTCTGGCGAGAGTGCGGACTTCATCGCTAGAAGGATGGTGATATTTGCCAGCGAAGATATCGGCAATGCAAATCCAAATGCACTAAATTTAGCCGCCAGCACACTAAGTGCGGTAAAAGAGATAGGCTTTCCAGAGGCTAGGATAATACTAGCTCAGTGCGCCGTCTATCTAGCCAGCTCGCCAAAGTCAAACTCCAGCTACAACGCGATAAATGCCGCCCTAAGATATGTGCAAAGCGAAGAAATTTTAAAGATCCCGCCATATCTAAAAAATCACACAAAAGAGAGCAAGGACTACCTTTATCCGCATGATTTTGGCGGCTGGGTCAATCAAAAATACTTAGAAAAACCGCTTGTTTTTTATAAAAGCAAGGGCATAGGCTTTGAAAAAACGCTAAATGAGTGGCTAGAGAAAATAAAATCCAAGGGCTAAATTTTAGGCTTTACTCTTTTGAAATTTAAAAAGATATGCGCATGAACGAGCAAAATTTAACATATATAGCAAATTTAAAGATAGAAGACGTGTCTTGGAGTAGATTAACGACGGTTTATTGCATAGCAAGCGGATTTCCAAAAATTTTTAAACAGCTTTGGGCGGCGATCAGCGAGAAAAATTTGACGCAGAGCGTGACTACAGACAAGTCAAACAACGGACAAAATATGGCAAATCTAGCAAATAACAATGAAGCAAAATTTAACGCCAAAGCCTTTTAAACGCTTTTGATAAAATTTTTTAGCAAAACTAATAGCCAAATACGTTTTGCCAAGTTATATCCACGCAATAAAGATTGCGAATTTCTCACAAAAGCTATCTAAAACACATAAAAACCTAATTTTAAAATCCAAAAATCAAGAAATAATTTTAGCCATTCTAAACCTTCATTGTAAGATAAATTTAGAAATTATCAATCAAAAAACGCCTTAGAGTGTAAAATACTGGTCGTAAAATCTTGCTAGTAAAAGCAAGTTCACCGCGAGTAAGCCGAAAACTAGCACGAAATTTTAAGCCAAGCTAAAAAATTTTTCTTATTTATTCTAATTTTATATTTTTTTAAATATACTCGCTCTCTAAACTACACCAATGAAAGTCAAGAAAATGCCTACAAATTTTGCTGAAATTTTAAATAATTGTGTTGAAAGTATAAATTCATTTCTTTGGGGTCCATACTTCCTTATTACCCTACTTTGCGGCACTGGACTATTTTTTACTATTAGGCTTGGGTTTGTTCAAATTTTTAAGTTTAAAATGGGCTTAAAAGAGCTTTTTGGGAATTTCTCGCTTCACGGCGAAGCTGCTGGCAAGGCCGGTATGAGCCAGTTTCAAGCAGTTGCAACCGCAATCGCCGCACAAGTTGGCACTGGCAATCTAGTAGGTGCAACAACAGCTCTTATCATGGGTGGTCCTGGAGCGATTTTTTGGATGTGGTGCGCCGCGTTTTTAGGCATGGCTACAAATTTTGCTGAAATTTGCCTAGCTCAAATTTACCGCACAAAAGACGATAGTGGGCACACGATAGGCGGTCCGGCATTTTATATAAGTCGTGGATTAAAGGGAAAATGGTCAAAAATTTTAGCTGGATTTTTCGCTATCGCTATCATTATCGCACTTGGCTTTATCGGCAATATGGTTCAAGCAAACTCAATCTCAGATGGCTTTAGTGGTGCTTTTGGTATACCGCAGTGGCTAACTGGAGCCTTTTTGGCGATCGTTTGTGCAGTCATCTTTATAGGTGGCGTCAAAGCGATCGCAAGAGTAGCTGAAAAGATCGTGCCTATCATGGCGTTACTTTACGTAGGAGTGGGGCTAGCTATTATATTTTTAAATTTCCAGCAAATCCCAGAAGCTGTCTCGCTCATTTTTAGAGCCGCATTTGATCCTTCAGCAGCTTGGGGTGGGGCTACTGGAGCTAGCATTGCAGCTGCTATGAGATACGGCATCGCAAGGGGTCTTTTTAGCAATGAAGCCGGAATGGGCTCAACTCCGCACGCACACGCTGCGGCTAATGTCAAACACCCAGTCGATCAAGCAGTGCTTGGCATAATGAGCGTATTTGTAGATACTTTTATCGTTTTAAATATAACCGTTTTTGTAGTGCTTACTGCAAATGTTATTAGCTTTGAAAATGGCAAAGCAGTCTTTACAGGCATAACCTTGGTACAAGAGGCCTTCTCGTCGCATATCTTTGGTAAGGTTGGCGGATATAGTTTCGTAGCTGTTTGCCTATTTTTCTTTGCATTTACAACGATTCTTGGATGGTACTATTTTGCTGAGATCAACGTAAGATACCTTCTTGGGGCAAAAGCGGTTAGAGCTTTTCAAATTTTAGTAGTCGTTTTTGTATTTTTGGGAAGCTTGCAAAAGGTTGATTTTGTCTGGAGTCTAGCAGATATGTTTAATGGCTTGATGGTCGTACCAAATTTAATTGCCATCATCATTTTAAGCCCTATCGTGGCAAAGCTTTTAAAAGATCACGATGCTGGCAAAGAGTATGATGTGAAAGATTATTTGAAATAAATCTTCACCGCATCTTTAGAAAATTTACTAATAATTAATTTTTAAATCTTTTATTTAGGATATTTTATTAGAAGTGGTGGCCCCGAATGGACTCGAACCATCGACCACTACCATGTCAAGGTAGTGCTCTACCAACTGAGCTACGGGACCAAAGATTTGGGATTATATTTTATTTTCTATTTTATTTAGCTTAATTCTTTAGTAATTAAATTTATTTATAAGCAGTAAATGTAATGGATAAATTTAGAATTGGCTAACGCTTGCTTCGCAGTTATCGGCAAAGATGAAAACTACCATGTCAATATCGGCAACTCACACATCGTCATAAAAACTCCTTGATAGCGACAAAAAGCTAAAATGTGTAAGCTGTCTCTATGATGCAGGACATAGCGCTAGCTTTAAAAATTACCCTGAATACTGGAAGCCAACATATAAAAATTTATGAAAATAAGATGTTGGAGCAAAAGATTGATACTAAGAAAAAAAATTTTGAAAGATGATTATAACCCTACAAAAGAGGAAGAGGAATTTTTAAAACAAAAGGCTGATAAGAATAATACAAAACCAGTTAGTGGACTAACAAGGCAGAAGTCTAGCTTAGAAAACTAGCAAGCTTGTCTTGGATTTATTATTTAAATCATGATAAGCCCGCTAAAAGATAAGTCTAAATTTTTAAATTAAAATCTTTAATACTATAAATTAAAAAAGTAAAAAATTTAAAAATAGCAATGTGCTATTTCCCAATAATAATCTTTGCAAGTCTTTCATTCTTTTCATTTATATTAAATTTTACTTCAGCTATTTTTCTACTTTCTATACCCATTTGGACTATCATTTCTGGATTTTGTATAAAATAAATCATCTTTTGTGCCAAAATTTTACTATCAAATGATGGCACCAAGAATCCATTTACTCCATCTTCAACAGTTTCTCTACATCCTACGCTATTTGTGGTTATTACTACCCTTCCTATTGCCATGGCTTCCTGCGTACTTCTTGGCACACCTTCTCTGTAATACGAAGGCAAGACAAAAATGGAACTATTCACTATCCGTTCTTTTATATCATTTACGAAGCCAGGATATATAACTACGCCACTATCAAGATAAGGTTTTAGCTCTTCTTGCGTTAATCCAAATGGATTGTGCTCATCAAAACCACCAAATATATAAAACTTTACATCTTTATATTTTTCTTTTACGATTTTAGCTGCCTCTAAATACTCAAATATTCCTTTTTCTGCAAGAAGCCTTGCTATAAAAATAAAACTTATAGGATCAGTAGGTGCTTTAGTATATGAGAATTTATCAAGATCAACACCTATACCACCTAAGATATTTATGGACTTTACTTTTATATTGTATTTATCAATCAAATCCTTTTTATCGTCATTATTTAAAAATATAAGCTCATCAAGAGATGGTAGTGAAATTTTATATAAAAGAACTTGTATAGCTTTTATAATTTTCGCCTTTTTTGTTTGCCCATTTTTATGAACTGTAAAAGCTCCGCCAAGCCCTTCTATCATGCCTACTATTCGTGGTACTCTTGCCATTTTTGCGGCTATAGTTGCAAAAATGACTGGCTTAACAAAAAAAGAAAAAACCGCATCTGGCCTATGCTGCCTAAATAGCTTAACCAAATCATATGTGGCAACGAAATCTTTAAATGGATTTAGTCCTTTTGTATTTAAAGTGTGGTCAAGCGGTGTTGCACCCAATGAGATTATTTTTTTTCTACTTTCTTCATTGTAGTCACTAACTAAACAGTAGACATCATGCCCTTTTGATACAAGTAGTTTTATAAACTCTTCTCTGAAATTTATCATCATGGACGAGACATTACCGATTATAAAAATTTTCATAGCAACTCCAATCATACGAATCTAAAAATTTCTAAGCCTAATAAATACTTTTTTTGCAAAAACAAAAATTTGCGGGAACCCTATAAAAACTGTGCTATATAAAATTTTATAGATTATATTTCTATTGATTTGAAAAACATATTTTATATTATTTGCTTCTGGGCATATAGCATTTATTTGTTTTTTAAAATCACTTTCAGAATAATCCAAAGTGAATTTTAAAATAGTAGGAATATGAAATTTAAAATATTCATCAAAAAGATCTTTTTGTATCAAAAAATTCTTTACAGCTCTGCTAAAATCAGCAAAATCATCAAGGGCTTTTTTATTATTTGAAAAACTACTAGAAAGTGAATTAGGATTTGTTCTATAGTGATAAAATGGTTTTGCAATATGAGTAATTTTTTTTGCCCAATAAAAAAGCTGTAAATTTACAAAACTATCTTCACAATGTGAAAAATGTGGAAATTCAACATTTTCATAAAGCTCTCTTTTAACCAATTTATCACACATGGAAACAGAAATTTCATGAGATAAAATAGCTTTTACAAAGTTCAAATTAGACTTTGGATGATTTTTTGTATAAAAAAAACTTTTTACAACGCTTTTTTTATTAAATTCTTTAATATAGTCAAAACAAACTATGTCTGCATAACTTTTTCTAGCTTCATTAATCAAAGAACTTACCATATCTTTATCGACCCAGTCGTCACTATCTACAAACAAAACATATTTACCACTTGAAGCATCCAAACCGTATTTTCTAGTAAGACTTGATCCACTATTTTTTATATTGTTGATAATTTTTATATCATCTTTTCTATTTGGGTATCTTTCAATAATATCCTTCAAAATTTTCATAGAACTATCTGGAGTACAATCATTTACAAAAATATACTCTATATTGTTATAGTCTTGCTCTAAAAGCGTAGTTACACACTTTTTTATATATTTCTCCACATTATAAATAGGCACTATTATGGATATATCATAGTCTTTCATTTATATATCTTTATAATTTTCTAAAATTTTTAATAAGTCTTAAAATAAATAGAGTAGTTTGCACAAATTTATTTTCACCCATAGCTATTTGAACTCTATAAAATTCACAAAGAGTTCCTAACATATCAATGCTACTAACTCCATCATTTGAAAATTTACCGACAATACTTTTTATAACTTTTATCTTTGCTCCATAATTTGCAGCAGTTAGTACAAATAGCTGATCTGCTACTATTGGAAATTTTCTTGAATAGTAACCAAGTTTTTGATGAAGACTTGTGCGATATATTGAGCCTACAGCATGTCCAGAGATGTAGTGAGCTTGTGCCTTTAGCCATCTTGGTCCACCATTTGGCTCAATTTTGCCATTATTAGTATCAATACAAGCTGTTATTATGTCCACATCATCTCCTATAGCTTTCTTATAATCTTGAATGGCATTTGGATAAAGCTCATCATCAGCACCGATAACAAGATAGAATTCTCCATTACAAGCTTTTATACCTCTATTTAAAGCATCATAAATCCCAAAGTCATCGCTAGAAATCACTTTTATGTTTATCCCATTCATATTTTTTAAAATTTCTAAAGTCTTATCGCTAGACACTCCATCAGAAATGATCCACTCAAAATCTTTATCGACTTGCTCTTGTAAACTTTTTATCAATCTAGGCAAGAATTTATCAGCATTATAAGTTGCTGTAATTACGCTAAGTCTTGTGGGTCTTTCTTCATAATTTTTATAATAAATTTCTTGCAACACTAATAGGCCTTAATACACACATTGATACTTTCTTAAATACCACTTGATAGTTTTCACTATTCCGCTATCAAAATTCTCATCTGCTCTCCATCCTAGATCATTTTCTATCTTACTCGCATCAATAGCATATCTCCTATCATGTCCAGCTCTATCTTTCACAAATGTGACTAAATCCTTATATGAGAAATTTGAAATCGGTACCTCTTTGTCCAAAATAGTTGTAATGACATTAACTATTTCTATATTGGTCTTTTCGTTTCTTCCTCCAATATTATATGTTTCACCACTTTTTCCGCCATGAAATACAGCGTCTATTCCTTTACAGTGATCAAGCACATATAACCAATCCCTTACATTTTTGCCATCACCATAGACTGGTATTGGCTTTTTTTCAAGAGCATTTTTTATAATTATCGGTATAAATTTCTCGTTGTGTTGCTTTGGGCCATAGTTATTTGAACAATTTGTAATTACCGTATTTAGTCCATATGTCTCATGATATGATCTAACTATCATATCAGATGAGGCCTTAGATGCTGAATACGGAGAATTCGGTGCATACGGTGTTCTTTCGGTAAATAGTTCATCTGGATCAAGGCCAAGGGTTCCATAAACCTCATCTGTGCTAATATGATGAAATCTCGAGTTTTTATACTCCTCCTTATAGCTAAACGGGCCTTTCATCCAATGTTTATAAGCCACATCTACCAAGGTAAAAGTTCCATTTATATTTGTCTGTATAAATACGTCTGGACTTTTTATTGAGTTGTCCACATGAGATTCAGCAGCAAAATGAATAACACTCTTCACATCATATTCTTTAAATATAAATTCTACCAATCCTCTATTACAAATATCTCCTTTGATAAATTTATAATTTTGATTTTTTTCGCACTCTTTTAAATTTTCTAAATTCCCCGCATATGTCAGAAGATCCAAAATTACCAATCGATAGTATGGATGCTTCTCTAAAAAATACGGTACGAAGTTTGACCCTATGAAGCCGGCACCGCCAGTTACTAAAATGGTTTTCATGTATTAGCTACCTTTAGAAGATATTTCCCATAGCTATTTTTAGATAACTCGTTTCCTAACGCTATTAGCTGTTCTTTTGAAATATACCCCTTTTTATAAGCTATCTCTTCTATACAAGCTATTTTCAGCCCTTGCCTTTTTTCTATTACCTCTATAAAATTACTAGCTTCCAGCAAACTTTCATGCGTTCCGGTATCAAGCCATGCATACCCCCTACCTAAAACCTCTACATATAGTTTTTCTTGCCTTAAATACTCTTGATTTATAGTAGTTATTTCCAACTCACCTCTACCTGACGGCTTAACATTTTTAGCTATTTGCACGACGTCATTTGGATAAAAATACAAACCTATTACAGCATAGTTACTCTTTGGGCTCTTTGGTTTTTCCTCAATGCTTATAGCCTTTTTATTTTTATCAAATTCAACAACGCCATAAGCCGATGCATCATCGACGTAATAACCAAACACAACTCCCTTTTTATCATTTTCTACTTTTTGTTTGCTATTTTCAAGTAGTTTTATTAGACCTTCGCCATATATGAGATTATCACCAAGTACCAAACAAACGTCATCATTTCCTATAAATTTTTCACCTATTATAAAAGCTTCTGCAAGTCCATTTGGATGATTTTGTATGGCATACTGGATATCTAATCCTAAACCGCTTCCATCTCCGAATATATCCTTAAATCTATCTATATCTTTTGGAGTGGAAATGATCAAAATTTCTTTGATATTAGCAAGCATAAGTACTGACAATGGATAATAGATCATTGGCTTATTGTAAATTGGCAACAACTGCTTAACTATACCCTTTGTAATTGGATAAAGCCTGGTTCCGCTTCCACCGGCTAAAATTATTCCTTTCATTTATGCCACCTATTCATAATATCGCAAATTTTTAATATATCTTCTTCCTTATGAAAATAAGATATAGGTAAACTTAAGGTCGTATTATGTATCTCTTCGCTTATT containing:
- a CDS encoding AAA family ATPase produces the protein MSSLALMFRPKNLDEICGQKAVKAAFLKFIASSKIPHSIFYGPAGCGKTSFARAVASGANYDFYEFDGGNLKIDDFRKILKNYENALNKPLFFIDEIHRLSKTQQEALLIPMENYKALVIGASTENPFFTLSSGIRSRSMLFEFRPLSSGNFEELLGKIREQISFSINDEAKEYLFKSSGGDARAMLNLLEFAVTLDENVSLENLKTLRQNALKEGAKEDDTHYELASAFIKSLRGSDENAVIYYLARLIDSGESADFIARRMVIFASEDIGNANPNALNLAASTLSAVKEIGFPEARIILAQCAVYLASSPKSNSSYNAINAALRYVQSEEILKIPPYLKNHTKESKDYLYPHDFGGWVNQKYLEKPLVFYKSKGIGFEKTLNEWLEKIKSKG
- a CDS encoding alanine glycine permease produces the protein MPTNFAEILNNCVESINSFLWGPYFLITLLCGTGLFFTIRLGFVQIFKFKMGLKELFGNFSLHGEAAGKAGMSQFQAVATAIAAQVGTGNLVGATTALIMGGPGAIFWMWCAAFLGMATNFAEICLAQIYRTKDDSGHTIGGPAFYISRGLKGKWSKILAGFFAIAIIIALGFIGNMVQANSISDGFSGAFGIPQWLTGAFLAIVCAVIFIGGVKAIARVAEKIVPIMALLYVGVGLAIIFLNFQQIPEAVSLIFRAAFDPSAAWGGATGASIAAAMRYGIARGLFSNEAGMGSTPHAHAAANVKHPVDQAVLGIMSVFVDTFIVLNITVFVVLTANVISFENGKAVFTGITLVQEAFSSHIFGKVGGYSFVAVCLFFFAFTTILGWYYFAEINVRYLLGAKAVRAFQILVVVFVFLGSLQKVDFVWSLADMFNGLMVVPNLIAIIILSPIVAKLLKDHDAGKEYDVKDYLK
- a CDS encoding glycosyl transferase family 1, with the translated sequence MKIFIIGNVSSMMINFREEFIKLLVSKGHDVYCLVSDYNEESRKKIISLGATPLDHTLNTKGLNPFKDFVATYDLVKLFRQHRPDAVFSFFVKPVIFATIAAKMARVPRIVGMIEGLGGAFTVHKNGQTKKAKIIKAIQVLLYKISLPSLDELIFLNNDDKKDLIDKYNIKVKSINILGGIGVDLDKFSYTKAPTDPISFIFIARLLAEKGIFEYLEAAKIVKEKYKDVKFYIFGGFDEHNPFGLTQEELKPYLDSGVVIYPGFVNDIKERIVNSSIFVLPSYYREGVPRSTQEAMAIGRVVITTNSVGCRETVEDGVNGFLVPSFDSKILAQKMIYFIQNPEMIVQMGIESRKIAEVKFNINEKNERLAKIIIGK
- a CDS encoding glucose-1-phosphate thymidylyltransferase, which translates into the protein MKGIILAGGSGTRLYPITKGIVKQLLPIYNKPMIYYPLSVLMLANIKEILIISTPKDIDRFKDIFGDGSGLGLDIQYAIQNHPNGLAEAFIIGEKFIGNDDVCLVLGDNLIYGEGLIKLLENSKQKVENDKKGVVFGYYVDDASAYGVVEFDKNKKAISIEEKPKSPKSNYAVIGLYFYPNDVVQIAKNVKPSGRGELEITTINQEYLRQEKLYVEVLGRGYAWLDTGTHESLLEASNFIEVIEKRQGLKIACIEEIAYKKGYISKEQLIALGNELSKNSYGKYLLKVANT
- a CDS encoding dTDP-glucose 4,6-dehydratase: MKTILVTGGAGFIGSNFVPYFLEKHPYYRLVILDLLTYAGNLENLKECEKNQNYKFIKGDICNRGLVEFIFKEYDVKSVIHFAAESHVDNSIKSPDVFIQTNINGTFTLVDVAYKHWMKGPFSYKEEYKNSRFHHISTDEVYGTLGLDPDELFTERTPYAPNSPYSASKASSDMIVRSYHETYGLNTVITNCSNNYGPKQHNEKFIPIIIKNALEKKPIPVYGDGKNVRDWLYVLDHCKGIDAVFHGGKSGETYNIGGRNEKTNIEIVNVITTILDKEVPISNFSYKDLVTFVKDRAGHDRRYAIDASKIENDLGWRADENFDSGIVKTIKWYLRKYQCVY
- a CDS encoding 5-nitroimidazole antibiotic resistance protein — its product is MRRKDRELSREDGLKIIDECEYAVISCVDDEGEIFSVPISPVRVGESIFIHGATAGCKAKLLQNGRKVEFVCVSFNKVPHLSESELEEIKNDGKALGGKVFTTEYKSAIAKTRAYEVEDETKKYEILKILSQKYTTYAMSTFDVAAEYGLKIIKIYELKIEGLSAKAKILPKPAK